The Bacteroides fragilis NCTC 9343 genome includes the window CCTGTAGAAGACGGGATGATGTTTTCCAGGATACCACGACCACCTCTCCAGTCTTTCTTAGAAGGACCGTCTACTGTTTTCTGAGTAGCAGTAGCAGCGTGAACTGTAGTCATCAAACCTTTAACGATACCGAACTTGTCGTTCAATACTTTAGCGATAGGAGCCAAGCAGTTAGTAGTACAAGAAGCGTTAGAAATGATGTCCTGTCCTGCGTATGAAGTGTGGTTAACACCATATACGAACATAGGAGTAGAGTCTTTAGAAGGAGCAGACATGATAACTTTCTTAGCACCAGCCTGGATATGTTTGCGAGCTGTTTCGTCAGTCAAGAAGAAACCTGTTGATTCAACTACAACGTCAGCATCAACTTCGTTCCATTTCAAGTTAGCAGGATCCATCTCTGCAGTCAGACGGATTTTATTTCCGTTTACAATCAGAGCACCGTCTTCTACAGCAACTTCGCCTTCGAAACGACCGTGTACTGAATCATATTTCAGCATGTATGCCAAGTATTCAGCATCCAACAAGTCGTTAATACCTACGATCTGAATGTCGTTACCAAAGTTCTTAACTGCTGCACGGAATACCATACGTCCGATACGGCCAAAACCGTTAATACCTACTTTAATCATTTTGTTTAAACTTTTAAGGGTTTTATAATATTTGTTCAAATACTTTTCTAAATTCGCATTTGTTTCATTAGAATGCGGTGCAAAAGTAAGAAAATGTTTTTATATTCGCATATTAAATTCATATTAAATATAAAAAAAGATGGGAAAAAGTACTTTTTTACAAGACTTTAAAGCTTTCGCCATGAAAGGAAACGTGGTAGATATGGCTGTCGGTGTGATTATTGGTGGTGCCTTTGGCAAAATCGTTTCGTCGGTTGTAGCCGATATCATTATGCCACCTTTGGGGTTACTCATTGGGGGAGTGAACTTTACGGACTTGAAATGGGTAATGAAAGCTGCGGAATATGGGGCTGACGGAAAAGAGACGGCCGCTGCTGTGACATTGAAT containing:
- the mscL gene encoding large-conductance mechanosensitive channel protein MscL, with translation MGKSTFLQDFKAFAMKGNVVDMAVGVIIGGAFGKIVSSVVADIIMPPLGLLIGGVNFTDLKWVMKAAEYGADGKETAAAVTLNYGNFLQATFDFLIIAFSIFLFIKLITKLTQKKAEAPAAPPAPPAPTKEEILLTEIRDLLKEKQ
- the gap gene encoding type I glyceraldehyde-3-phosphate dehydrogenase, producing MIKVGINGFGRIGRMVFRAAVKNFGNDIQIVGINDLLDAEYLAYMLKYDSVHGRFEGEVAVEDGALIVNGNKIRLTAEMDPANLKWNEVDADVVVESTGFFLTDETARKHIQAGAKKVIMSAPSKDSTPMFVYGVNHTSYAGQDIISNASCTTNCLAPIAKVLNDKFGIVKGLMTTVHAATATQKTVDGPSKKDWRGGRGILENIIPSSTGAAKAVGKVLPVLNGKLTGMAFRVPTSDVSVVDLTVVLEKAATMAEINAAMKEASEGELKGILGYTEDAVVSTDFRGCANTSIYDSKAGISLDSNFAKVVSWYDNEWGYSNKVCEMARVIAAK